A stretch of DNA from Candidatus Methanomethylophilaceae archaeon:
TAGGAGAATCCCCTGAAGAGAAGGAATACGCCTTATGGGTCGCGAGCGGTGGCCTGGCACTGTCGTACCTAGATTTCGTTCCGGATCCCATCCTTCGCTGCAGGTATATATGCGATGATCTGCCCTTCGATTTCCACGACCCGGAGCAGAACCTCATGATGGAGGATGTGATGGAGACCTTCGCCCACTGCAGGTTCCAGATATACATGGCTACGACCTACCCGGCTACATTCGCTGGCCTCGCATACAGCATGAGCCCCAAATCCAAGCGCATATACAACCAGGAGCTGCTTCTGGACGTGTACCCCCGCCTGTACTCGGTTCTGGACAAGATCTCGCACATAGTCATGAGGTGCTTCGGAATCGTCCTCTCGCCCAAAAGGGAGGGCGATTACCCCCCACAGCCATCCTACAACCTCATCGTCCAAGAGATCCGCGGCCATTCCGGCGGGAACCCCCATCTTCTGACCCTGTGCGAGATATTCGACGAGATCAACCCCCGCTTCATATACAGGACCCAGAAGGACCAGCCTTTCTACGCGATGCTCCCCGACGCGATTCACATGGACCGGCTGCGGCACCACATAATCCATTCGGGGGTCTCCCTGACGGTGGAGAGCAGCGGCAAGGAATCCAACAGGGAGATCGCATACATAACCGAACGGGAATTCGGGTCGAGGTGCCGCGATCTGCTATACCTCGTCAAGGAAGCGATCATGAGCACCTGCCTGGCGCTCGAGTACAGGGACCGCCAGGAGTAAAGCACATTTGTTATATGATAAAACGGATCCGCTTTACGATGCACATACACCTGTCCTTCGCAGGCAAGACTCCGGACCCCACCCTGAACACCGTCAAGGCAATACCCGGCGCGATAGACAGGGTGGTGCTACTGTACAGCGTGTCGGAGGACGGCATCTATAAGAGTACCGCGAGGACGCTCGAGGAGAAACTGGGGGAGATGGGGTACGAGTGCGAGTCCAGGATTATAAAGCCCTTCGATTTCCTCAACATAGTGGACGTGATATACGGCGTATACGAGGAATACAGCGGTGCGGACAACAAGGCCAAGTTCTCCGTGGACATCACCAGCGGTACAAATTTGATGTCCGCGGCCGCATGCAACACTGCGTTCTTCATGGATTCCGACGTCTACTACATCATGGACCGTCGCATCTTCAAGGACAGGCCCCTGGAGGAGCTCCTTGTCAAGATACCCTCCCCGAAGATACCGGACGCCAAGCGCCTCGGAGGGCTGTCCCTGGACATGCTCAGATTCATCGCCGAGGAGCAGGATCAATGCCGCGAGGTCTGCAACGCCGACATCGCCAGGAAGTTCGGTATGAAGCCTCAGGCGGTGATGTACCATACCGCCAGGCTCGTCGACGCGGGGATCGTCGAGCTCGTCGACGCCCACACGCCGAAAGGGGTGATCGACAAGCGCAGGAAGGCCATCAGGATCAAACGCGAGGGGAGGTTCGTTTTGAGATGGACCTGAGCCGCCGATCAGTGCTCGAGGCGGCCGTGCATCGAGGATTCTCGTCTCCTGCAGGCGGATCGCAAAGCATGGAACGCTTCCAGGGCGTCGCATGTCTCATGCAAGTATTATACTATCATCAAAATCATATTTTTATTATAAAAGAATTTTACATTATAATTAACAAAGCATCGGCCTGTCATGAACTCGGAATCCGTTCCATGCAGGAAATTCAGGTCCGCGAACATACACGTGTACGGAAGATGCAACTACCGCTGCGAGCACTGCTTCGACCGCTGCCTCACGAAGAACTACATGAGGCCGGACGACTGGGCGGACGTGCTGTCCTTCCTCAAGGGGTGTGGCGTCGAGAAGATCAACCTGGCCGGCGGGGAGCCCCTGATGTACCCGTTCCTCGACCAGATGTGCTACCTCATCAAGGGGATGGGGTTCAAGCTGTCCATCGTCAGCAACGGGTCCCTGATCACCGACGACTGGCTGAGCCGCATGGAGGGGGTGGTCGACTGGATCGGGCTCTCGATCGATTCCG
This window harbors:
- a CDS encoding helix-turn-helix transcriptional regulator; amino-acid sequence: MHIHLSFAGKTPDPTLNTVKAIPGAIDRVVLLYSVSEDGIYKSTARTLEEKLGEMGYECESRIIKPFDFLNIVDVIYGVYEEYSGADNKAKFSVDITSGTNLMSAAACNTAFFMDSDVYYIMDRRIFKDRPLEELLVKIPSPKIPDAKRLGGLSLDMLRFIAEEQDQCREVCNADIARKFGMKPQAVMYHTARLVDAGIVELVDAHTPKGVIDKRRKAIRIKREGRFVLRWT